The DNA segment AAGGGCAGTTTGGTCCCCGTATTTTTTGGTCAGTTCTATTGCTTGTAACATCATAGGATGGCTTAAAATTTGATACCTACAGAGAATTTCACGTTAAAAGGATCTCCATCAATATAATAGAAATTACGCCCTTCATAAGGATAGCTGGAAATGATGTCACCCGACGACATATACCGCTTCCCAGTCAGGTTATCCGCGATCAAGCGGAAGAAATACTTGTCTTGTACATAACTGATGCCTGCATCAAATTTGGTAAAATCCGGAATGAACTCTCCTTTTTCTGAAGTACTTCGTTTGAGCATCGTCGTTTGTCCCACACTCAGGTTCAGGCTTGCCCTATTCTTTAAAGGGAACTTGTATTGTACCCAGGTATTGAGGATCTGCTGCGGGGTCTGTCCCAACTGTTTACCTACACGTGTAGCATCATCGTCTTTAGTAACCGTCGCTTTTACAAAGGTATAATTGGTCACTAATGAAAGCTGATCGGTGATGTTTCCGATGATATCCAATTCTATTCCATCACTCGTCACCTCGCCCAATTGCTGGGAAAAACCGGGATGCGCCTGATCTGAAACCAAAACATTATTCTTAACGGTATGAAAACCGGTTAAAGTCGTATACAATTTAGAGCTGAACCAGGTCCTTTTCAGCCCCAGCTCCAAACTCCGTCCATGTTGAGGATCAACGGGATCTGATCCGATGAGTTCGTTTGCCGCATTAACAATTGCCCTCTGACCGCTCTGAGGAAAAAAAGACTGATCAAATAAAAAGAAAGCAGTGGTTGCACTATCGATCAGGTAAGTCAGCGTAGCGCGTGGAGAAAGTGCCTTCTGTTTGTAATTATTCGTTTTAACCACCCCTTTAGCATTGGTGGTCATCTTTTCATTGGTATACCAGGTATACCGCGCACCAAGCGTTAACAATAGCTTTTTATGCAATTCAATATTGTCGTAGATAAAGGCGGATTTTAAAAAAGTATTGTTGTTGATCCTGGTAAGACGTGTCGTCTGACGAACCTGACCGGGATCCAGGGTATTTACCGGATTCGACTGCGCATAAGGAAACTCGATCTTTCCATTGTTCAGGACCAGGGAATCCCTGCTATTGGTATAATCGGCGCCAAACAACAACTGATGACTGATCGGACCGGTCTTGATTTTACCATTCGCAAACAACTGGCTGGAAAACGTTTTTCCCGCTCCCCGGTTAAAACTTGCCCTTCTCTTCGTCAGCCCATCAGGTCCAAAGTTTACCATGCTTCCTTTTGAAGTCATGTTCCAACTCGTATAAGGGGCTAACAAATAAGAAGATTGTGAAGTCAGCTGCCAGTTGTCATTGAACTTATGAATGGCGTAAATTCTGCCAGTTTGATTTTCGGTATAGCTGATGGGCAGTCCCCTGCCAGCACTGTAATTCAAACGGATTGGTCCTTTGAGCATATCGACCTCACTGCGTACCTTAACAATCGCCGATCCGTTTTCACTTACCCCGCGTATAAAATCATATTCTGCCAATACATAAGTATTCGGACTGAAATTATACTGCAATACGGGTGCGAACACATATTTCTCTGTACGCAGGTCGTTCAGATAGGTATCCTTATGTTGATATGCGGCATTGAAGCGATAAGAAAAACCTTTTTTCTGAACCTGGGAACCAATATCTACGGAGGTCCGGAAGAGGTTAAAACTGCCGCCATTGACCACTACATTCAATAGTTTTTGCCCTGGTGTTTTGGTCGCAATGTTAATCGTTCCACCCGGTTCACCAAAAGAATTTAAAAATCCTGCAGGACCTTTTACAATCTCTATGCTTTCTATGATCGCTTCGTCATCTATCGATGCCCCATAGCTGAAACGACGTGACATGCCATTGAGTGTAGTAAACGCGGCGAATCCCCGGATTTGAGCCGTAGCGGAATTGTCAAAAGGCGTACTGTTGTATCCGAAATAAACACCACTCGCATTCCTGGCCACATCCCTGAGTTCAAAGCCGCCTTGCTGCTGCAGCAAAGCTGAAGAAACCCTGATGATGTTCTGGGGTGTCTGCAATAAAGGGGTTTGTAGTTTCATGGTATTGGTCAGGGTATCTGCAGAAAGTTTGACCACCCTTTGTTTCAGCACATTGACTTCCTTTAATTTATTAATTTTACGGGATACGGTATCTGTCTTTTGCCCATAACTAAGGGGCTGGTAGATCAAATAAAGGAGGGTTAAGTAAATTATTTTTTTCATTTATGTATGGGTTATTTGAGTATACTTTTTTTTCGGGCGATCCATAAAATCAAGGCTATGGCCAGCAAAATGGATATGCTGTTGATGAAGATTCGGGCCGTTCTGGTTTGATCCTGTTCCGGCTGAAAAACAGGGAGGTTCATCACCTCTTTCCGGCTTAGTTTTTTATCAGCCAGCAGGTAGCTGTTCATCAGCTTTACCCATCGGTTTTGGAAATCGCCGGCCTGTTGCTGATAAAACAGGTAATCATTTAAATCCGTCCGGGCAGTTCCATTGATCAGGCTTTGCATCTGAGCTACCGGATTGATCCAGGCCGTTTTACTTAGCCAGGAATTGTGTTTCGCGGCTGCAGCATGGTATTTTTCAACATTCTCATTCATCCTCCTGCCCAGCAAATCGTAATAGGCCACAAACCGCTTATTTCCATATTGGGCGGTATCAAAGACTTGTTGTAAAGGAAGATACCCTGGGTTGTTCCGGTAAAAATGAACCAGCAATTCTTTGATCGGCATTTCCCATGTCTCCAGCATCGTTTCCCTTTGATGGGATACCAGTTCCGTCCGTAAAGGCATCGGATATTTCAATGCAGCGAGCTTATTCATGAGTGCAGGCAGAATTAAGGTCAGCAGCAACCAGACACCAAGAAGTGTTAGGGAATTGATGCGGGAAGATTTGCGGAGGACCACAACCAGCCAGCAAACAGAAAACCAGAATACGAGGTAAACGGTCAATACAAAAAACCAGAGCAACACATCTGCAGCCGATAAAAAAGTACCTGCAAGATGCATCAAAAGACCAGCGATGCTCAAGATCCATCCAAGCGTGCAGACCAATACCAGGCGGAACAACAGCTTATGAAGCAGGATCTGGTTTAGATTTCCGCTTTGCACATTTAACAAACGGTCTGTCTGCTGCTCCTTTTCTTTAGCATAAAGATCATAACAAAGCATGATGATCAGCAGCGGAAATAAATAGATCAGTACGAAAGAAAAATCAAAATTACCGGAAGCCAGTTTCTCCGGATTGGCAATCTCCGCGTTGGGAGGCGTCAGGATGTCCCGTTTGCTGTTAATGATGTCAAAATAAGGAAGAATGTCCCTTTGACCGATGGCCATCAGGGCCAATCCCTGGGGAGGATTGCTCGCCACTGGCGATGCCCGGTATTCGATCACCTGCGGCAGTCCTGCCTGTGCAGCCAGCGTCTTTCCTTTAACCGTACTGGTATCTGCATCAAAACGCTCCAGCAATTCCTTGGAATGAGCCTGTTGGTTTTTCACTAATGTATCCAGCCCCGAAAGCTGTTGTCCGACAAACCGATGTCCGACACTCAGGCTATAAAAACCGATCAGCAGGAAAAATATAAGGATCAGGAGTTGTGAAGGCTGACGAAGAAATTGTCGCCATTCAAAGCTGAAAATTAATTTAAGTAAGGGCATATCCTAAAACAATGAAGATTTCGAAACAAAGTGTAGAGACAGGGAGAGCAGCAATGCCCAGCAACAGATCGATATTATTCCGGTTTTTTGCATCCCGGCGATCCTGGATAAAGAGGGAAAATCATACTGAAAATCCTTCAGCTGCCGGAAGAATTCCGGAGCAGCAATATAGGCTTTCTGATCTTTCTGCGGATGATTGGCCAGTTCCAGGTTTAAGTCCCGGATCAATGCGTTCCGGTATTTCTTTGCCTGCCTAAAGAAATCCTGATGATGATAAAAATCTGTTCCTGACATGGCCATTGAGAGCCGTTTCAGACTGATAAAAGGGTTCAGTAACCCTGCATTATTCAAGAAAGACTGCTGCTGGTTAAAAGTTTGTTCCAGCTCGGCATAGTAATGATCAAACACTTTATTCTGGTAGTCTTCATTGTACTGAAGAATTAAGCCGTCGGCATTTACCGGTAACTGACTGGCGCTATCAACCTTATATTTTTTAAGCAGTGCTTTCAGGTAAATTTCAGCTCTTTCCTGGTAAGGCGGATCTCCATTAATTCCTTTTAGAAACCCGACCTTAATATGGTCCTTAAAGGCTGCCCTGGACATTAAGGGGTAACGTTGATCTGCAAGACCCGTGGCTATTTTTGGCAATAAGACCCCGCTAAAAAGCCATAGGTTTAAAACAATCATGACGGCCGTTCCCGAGCGTTTACTACAGACAGAAACCAGGACCCCGGCTAAAGTCACGAGTAGATAAAAGAGTAAATATCCGGCGATAATGACCAGGAACCGGCCTAACAGCAAGGTACCGGAAGGAGTAAACCATAAGAAAAGCGATGACAGTATAAATACGGGTAACACCAACAGCACCACAAAAAGGTAATTCGCAAAAACCTTCCCCCAGACCAATTGTGTTGGTTTTATCCCCTGGGCCATTAACATTTTAAACGTCCCCGATTCCCTTTCAAAAGTCAGTGAGGAGGAGCTGATAAAAAACAGCAATAAGGGAATGAGCAATTGCATGATCAGTGCCAGCGTAAAGGAACCGAAGCGCATCAGGGCATCATTGCTTTCTGCATTGCTATAATCAACCTCATGCTGTACATGTGCTTCTACCCGATAGGTAGTCCCGAAATAATCATTTAAGCCAGGGTCAAATGCGCTGATCAGATTTAAGGGTTTAAAAAGATAAGTACCAAAATGAGCCGCATCATGCGGATTGGTGTGTTGGGCCTTAAACTGATCCCTAAATTTCACATTGGACTGCTCCCTGCTTTGCTGGTCTTGCTGATACTGAAAAACCGTCAGTAAACTACTGACTGCAAACAAGGTATAGATGATCACCGCCAAGGTGCTCATGATGCGGTCACGGTAAGCCAACCGGAATTCTTTCCAGACTAAACTGCGCAATGGAGTGGATAAGTTCAGAGACATTTACATAAATTAATTGCATCAAAGTTGCATTATAATTATCATATTTGCAACATTGTTGTATTTAAGATGATATTATATATGTCTCCTATTTTCTCTTTCAGCAGGTTTCCTTTTTACAAACAACCAGATGCAATGGACTGCGGGCCAGTCTGCCTGAAAATCGTTACGGAGTATTATGGAAAAACCTTTCCGCTGGCACATTTCCGGAAATTATGCAGTATCGGAAAACAGGGAACCACCATGGCCAATATGATCGCCGCTTCGAAATCATTGGGATTTAAGACACTCGCCGCAGAGCTACCCTATCTCCAGTTGCGGAACAAAGTCCCCCTCCCCTGCATCCTGCACTGGGAAAAAGAACATTATGTCGTTTTATACCGCATGACCGATAAATACGCCTGGTTATCCGACCCGGCAATGACTGGCAGACTGAAGGTCAAAACCAAAGATTTTCTCCATTCCTGGCAAATAGAAGAGGGAAGTGATCTGGGCAGGGCCTTGCTGCTGGAAACCACCCCGCGCTTTCAGGAGCAGCAAAGTATAGCCGCGCAATCGGCTTCCTTATGGTCCCTGCTCCCCTACCTCAAATTACATCGTAAAAGCTTAATTCCTATTGGCCTGAGCTTGATTCTTGCCAGCGTTTTCTCTTTAATCATCCCTCTACTGACGCAATTGATTGTCGACAAGGGGATCAACGGAAAAAACACCAACCTCCTTTTCCTGATTTGTATCGGCCAGCTGATGTTGTTTTCCGGACGAATGCTGATGGATTTCCTCCGGGCACGCCTCCTGTTCAGGTTGGGAGCAAGAACGAGCATCACCCTGTTAAAAGAATTTCTGGCAAAGCTGATGCAATTGCCTTTCTCCTTTTTCGACAACCGGCAGGCGGGTGATAACATGCAAAGGGTAAATGACAACCAGCGTGTAGAAGAATTTTTAACGAATTCGCTGATCAGTTTTATCCTCTCTCTGATCACACTTGTTGTGCTTGGCGGGGTATTGTGTTATTATAACTGGCAGATCTTTTTAATCTTCCTCGCTGGTGCGAGCCTAAGCGTGCTTTGGTCGAATTCATTTAAGCAGAAAAGAAAGGTCATCGACCAAAAGAAATTCAAAGTACTCTCAGCGAATCAACAGCTTTTACTGGAGATTTTTTATGCGATGCAGGAAATCAAACTTACCGGAAGTGAAAAGGAAAAACAACAATTATGGGAAGGGCTGCAAGACCGCTCTTATGATTTAAAACTCGAAGCCTTACAGCTGGATCAGCTGATGCAGGGCATCGGCTTTTTCATCAATGAGGTCAAAAACGTCTTGATTACTTATGCCGCCGCCATGCTTGTGATCAACGATCAGGTGACTTTGGGTGGCATGCTCGCCATCACCTATATCTGCGGACAGCTCAATACTCCGATCACACAATTGGTGGAATTTGCCAGGGTCTCCCAGAATACAAAATTCAGCTTGCAACGCATGGCAGAAGTTCATCAGGAAATCCCGGAGGATTTTGGGCTCAAAGCACAACCCCTTCCTTCCGAACCGGAAGACATCCTGCTAAAACAAGTCAGTTTTCAATACGGAAACCCACAAGCCCCATTTGTCTTAAAAAACCTGGACTTATTGATCCCTGCCGGAAAGGTGACCGCCATCGTAGGCATGAGTGGAAGTGGCAAAACAACCCTCATTAAGCTCTTATTGAAATTCTATGAAGTGAGTAAAGGCTCCATTAGTATCGGAAACAGACCCATAGCTCAACTTCATGCCAAGGCCTGGAGAGCAGCCTGTGGTGTAGTGATGCAGGACGGATATATTTTTATGGACACCATTGCCAATAATATATACGCTGGGGCTTTTGTGAAAAATGAAAAAAGGCTTTATGAAGTCGCAAAAATGGCCAATATGCATGATTTTTTTAGCGCCATGCCCTTTGGTTATCAGACCGTGGTAGGAAAAGACGGATATGGATTAAGTGAAGGACAGAAACAGCGGCTCCTGATTGCCAGGTTGATTTATAGAAATCCTGCTTATGTTTTTCTGGACGAGGCCACCAATGCGCTGGATGCACACAATGAATTGTCTATCGTCAATAACCTGAATGAGTTCTTTAAAGGCAAAACAGTGCTGATCGTCGCACACCGGCTGAGTACTGTAAAAAATGCCGATCAGATTGTCGTGCTGAATCAGGGCGAACTCGTCGAAAAAGGGACACACCAGGAGTTGATCCAAGGGAAAGGAAGCTATTACCACCTGATCAAAAATCAACTTGAATTAAGTAAATAATCCAATTTAAGATAAAACCAGAGCGTAAATGAGTATTGAAATATTCCCACATTCCTTAGTAAGATATGCTGGCATGGATTACCGGACTTTTGATGGTTTTAAGTTCAGGGGGGCGACAGAGATCTTGCAAAAACATCAACAGATCGTTTCTGAAAAAGCAAGGCTGAAGCTATTGATCTGCGATCAGTTGTACGACTTAATTACCGCACAAACCGATGATGAACACAGACAACTGTTAATCAACCTGAAGAGACAGATTTACAATGATAAAAAAATAGCCCTTCAAAAGCTGGAACCATCCGCGGACGTATTCCCTCTCGAACTGGCTTTAGCGCTGAAAAGCTATCTCTTTCTTGAGCAATCTATCGTTAATTTCCATGAGGCAAACCGGACAAACTTTCAGCATCAGCTGATTGGACAACATAGAAAACTTCAAGAACTGGCCTTAGATTCTTCCTTGCAAAATGGCTTACTCTTATCCAGCCCTGTTTTACTGGAACAACTCCCCGGATACCAAAAGAGAGCACCGGAAGCGTTTCGCCAGAAAGAACATAGGATCAGCTTTAGCTTGCTTCGTTACCTGACCAGAATGTGCTTTAAGACTTCTCCTTTCAGCACGTTTACTTATACCGGGATCATGCGGCTGTCTGAACAACAACAAGTGGTCTCCGAGTCATCTCCCAAAGCCATTGATCATAAGATCAGGCTCAACAACGGCTTGTTTGAATATTTAAAATCAGTACTGATCCATCATCCCCGGATCAATGAATTCATGAAGGTCAAGCTCAACAAGACCGCAACCATTAAAGCAGAAAAGATCCATTTCCTGATCAACTTTAACAACATAGAATCCTTCCAGCAATTGCCTGCAACAGGATTACAATTGTTAATATTTCATGATCTCCAGCATGAAAAGCAAGTGCTCAACTTAGCTCAACTCCTGGAGAAGGTATCGGAGGTTCTGGAAAATACCAGCCTAGACACGATAAAAACCTATCTGTTTAAACTCATTGCTGCGGGATTATTGGAACTGGGAATGGAAACCTCAGGCATCAACCCCAAATGGGATGAAGAATTATTGGCATTCTTTCAGAACATGGACCCTCAGGATGCCGACATCCAGCAGCTGACCGGATTGTTTGAACAGTTACAGGAACACAAATCCATTTATTCAAAAGGAGATACTGCAACGAGAAGCGCGACTCTAGAAGCTGCGGAACATCAGGTCGCCAAGGTTTTAAAAGCATTACAGACTTCGGCCGGATTAACAGCACCCTCAAATGCAATTGATCCTGTTTCAGAATCCAGTCCCCTTAGCGCATTTGAAACTATAAACTTTAAACCCCATCATTTTTCAGGCAGACAGCTATTTTATGAAGATTGTTATACAGCCGAACCCGAGTTTTTAAATGAAGCGCTGATCAAAGCATTCGCAGAAAAAGCAGACCAGTTGCTGAACCACCTCAGCCCACTTGATCTGTTAAAAAATGAACGTCGGAAAATGACGCTTTTTTTCCGGAAACACTATCCCGAAAATGAACTGGTAAAAGTTGCCGACTTTTACCATGCTTATTATCTGCACGTAAAAAAGCCAGAGAAAGAAAATCCGGCAACATCAACTTCCCTAAATCCGGGCGATTGGGAAAAAGCGGTAAGCAGGAAACTAGCAGCGCTGACCGCGGATAAACCAGATTTCATCCATCTGGATCATCAGTTTTTCGAACCCTTCTCAAATGCCAGTCCTGTTGGTCATCAATATTCCAGGGCCTTGTTTGTCCAGTTTTATCCTGGAAAAAAATCTGATCATCAGGAAGGTCCGGAAGCCATCTCCGGGGTCATCAATGCTGTTCTTCCGGGCATGGGTAAAGTAAGCGGCCGGTTTTTGCCTTTATTCTCTCCCGATGTCAGTGCTGATTTTCTACGTTACAACTCAAAGCTGCATCCGGAAATACTCAAAACAGAAATCAATGATGCTTCCAGTTTCAATGCCAATGTCCATCCCCCGTTGCTTGATCATGAACTTGCTTTGCCCGGAGGAAACAAGAGCTATCCCGAACATCAGCAAATACAAATTGATGATTTGCTGATCAGCTTTGATGAAAAAACAGATTTCCTAAAACTTAGCTATGGAGAAAAACAGGTTTATACGTATGATCTATGCCTTGAATCATTTTATAACCGCTCCAATTTATACCAGCTGATGGCCCATTTTAATGAAGAAGAAAAGCTCTTTCTGCCGCCATTTATTGGCCTGGTAGATGCCCATTACCTGAAAGCTGAAGAAGAACAAGTTGATGAAATTCTCTCTCTTCCGAGAATCACTTATGAAAAAACGGTAATCATCCGAAGAAAAACCTGGCGCATCAAAACGGATTCGATACCGGCCCAGCAGCCATCGGAATCAGATTACGACTATTTTATCCGGATCAACGACTGGCGCTCCGGACATGGACTTCCGACCAACATCTTCTTATTTTTAAGAAAGCGGTCTTTTTTCATCAAACCTTCGGTTCAAAAGAACGCGAAAAAAGAAGGGCTGAACGACGATTACAAACCCCAGTTTATTTCTTTTGAGCAACCGCTGCTGATCGAACTATTTAAGCGCTTAATGGCCAGGGCCGGAGATTATGTGGTACTGGAGGAAATGCTCCCTGAACTCCCTTCCGAAAATCAATCTGAACCTATAAAAGAGTACCTGCTCCAATGGT comes from the Pedobacter sp. FW305-3-2-15-E-R2A2 genome and includes:
- a CDS encoding peptidase domain-containing ABC transporter; this encodes MSPIFSFSRFPFYKQPDAMDCGPVCLKIVTEYYGKTFPLAHFRKLCSIGKQGTTMANMIAASKSLGFKTLAAELPYLQLRNKVPLPCILHWEKEHYVVLYRMTDKYAWLSDPAMTGRLKVKTKDFLHSWQIEEGSDLGRALLLETTPRFQEQQSIAAQSASLWSLLPYLKLHRKSLIPIGLSLILASVFSLIIPLLTQLIVDKGINGKNTNLLFLICIGQLMLFSGRMLMDFLRARLLFRLGARTSITLLKEFLAKLMQLPFSFFDNRQAGDNMQRVNDNQRVEEFLTNSLISFILSLITLVVLGGVLCYYNWQIFLIFLAGASLSVLWSNSFKQKRKVIDQKKFKVLSANQQLLLEIFYAMQEIKLTGSEKEKQQLWEGLQDRSYDLKLEALQLDQLMQGIGFFINEVKNVLITYAAAMLVINDQVTLGGMLAITYICGQLNTPITQLVEFARVSQNTKFSLQRMAEVHQEIPEDFGLKAQPLPSEPEDILLKQVSFQYGNPQAPFVLKNLDLLIPAGKVTAIVGMSGSGKTTLIKLLLKFYEVSKGSISIGNRPIAQLHAKAWRAACGVVMQDGYIFMDTIANNIYAGAFVKNEKRLYEVAKMANMHDFFSAMPFGYQTVVGKDGYGLSEGQKQRLLIARLIYRNPAYVFLDEATNALDAHNELSIVNNLNEFFKGKTVLIVAHRLSTVKNADQIVVLNQGELVEKGTHQELIQGKGSYYHLIKNQLELSK
- a CDS encoding lantibiotic dehydratase, with amino-acid sequence MSIEIFPHSLVRYAGMDYRTFDGFKFRGATEILQKHQQIVSEKARLKLLICDQLYDLITAQTDDEHRQLLINLKRQIYNDKKIALQKLEPSADVFPLELALALKSYLFLEQSIVNFHEANRTNFQHQLIGQHRKLQELALDSSLQNGLLLSSPVLLEQLPGYQKRAPEAFRQKEHRISFSLLRYLTRMCFKTSPFSTFTYTGIMRLSEQQQVVSESSPKAIDHKIRLNNGLFEYLKSVLIHHPRINEFMKVKLNKTATIKAEKIHFLINFNNIESFQQLPATGLQLLIFHDLQHEKQVLNLAQLLEKVSEVLENTSLDTIKTYLFKLIAAGLLELGMETSGINPKWDEELLAFFQNMDPQDADIQQLTGLFEQLQEHKSIYSKGDTATRSATLEAAEHQVAKVLKALQTSAGLTAPSNAIDPVSESSPLSAFETINFKPHHFSGRQLFYEDCYTAEPEFLNEALIKAFAEKADQLLNHLSPLDLLKNERRKMTLFFRKHYPENELVKVADFYHAYYLHVKKPEKENPATSTSLNPGDWEKAVSRKLAALTADKPDFIHLDHQFFEPFSNASPVGHQYSRALFVQFYPGKKSDHQEGPEAISGVINAVLPGMGKVSGRFLPLFSPDVSADFLRYNSKLHPEILKTEINDASSFNANVHPPLLDHELALPGGNKSYPEHQQIQIDDLLISFDEKTDFLKLSYGEKQVYTYDLCLESFYNRSNLYQLMAHFNEEEKLFLPPFIGLVDAHYLKAEEEQVDEILSLPRITYEKTVIIRRKTWRIKTDSIPAQQPSESDYDYFIRINDWRSGHGLPTNIFLFLRKRSFFIKPSVQKNAKKEGLNDDYKPQFISFEQPLLIELFKRLMARAGDYVVLEEMLPELPSENQSEPIKEYLLQWYKY
- a CDS encoding DUF3526 domain-containing protein — translated: MPLLKLIFSFEWRQFLRQPSQLLILIFFLLIGFYSLSVGHRFVGQQLSGLDTLVKNQQAHSKELLERFDADTSTVKGKTLAAQAGLPQVIEYRASPVASNPPQGLALMAIGQRDILPYFDIINSKRDILTPPNAEIANPEKLASGNFDFSFVLIYLFPLLIIMLCYDLYAKEKEQQTDRLLNVQSGNLNQILLHKLLFRLVLVCTLGWILSIAGLLMHLAGTFLSAADVLLWFFVLTVYLVFWFSVCWLVVVLRKSSRINSLTLLGVWLLLTLILPALMNKLAALKYPMPLRTELVSHQRETMLETWEMPIKELLVHFYRNNPGYLPLQQVFDTAQYGNKRFVAYYDLLGRRMNENVEKYHAAAAKHNSWLSKTAWINPVAQMQSLINGTARTDLNDYLFYQQQAGDFQNRWVKLMNSYLLADKKLSRKEVMNLPVFQPEQDQTRTARIFINSISILLAIALILWIARKKSILK
- a CDS encoding TonB-dependent receptor is translated as MKKIIYLTLLYLIYQPLSYGQKTDTVSRKINKLKEVNVLKQRVVKLSADTLTNTMKLQTPLLQTPQNIIRVSSALLQQQGGFELRDVARNASGVYFGYNSTPFDNSATAQIRGFAAFTTLNGMSRRFSYGASIDDEAIIESIEIVKGPAGFLNSFGEPGGTINIATKTPGQKLLNVVVNGGSFNLFRTSVDIGSQVQKKGFSYRFNAAYQHKDTYLNDLRTEKYVFAPVLQYNFSPNTYVLAEYDFIRGVSENGSAIVKVRSEVDMLKGPIRLNYSAGRGLPISYTENQTGRIYAIHKFNDNWQLTSQSSYLLAPYTSWNMTSKGSMVNFGPDGLTKRRASFNRGAGKTFSSQLFANGKIKTGPISHQLLFGADYTNSRDSLVLNNGKIEFPYAQSNPVNTLDPGQVRQTTRLTRINNNTFLKSAFIYDNIELHKKLLLTLGARYTWYTNEKMTTNAKGVVKTNNYKQKALSPRATLTYLIDSATTAFFLFDQSFFPQSGQRAIVNAANELIGSDPVDPQHGRSLELGLKRTWFSSKLYTTLTGFHTVKNNVLVSDQAHPGFSQQLGEVTSDGIELDIIGNITDQLSLVTNYTFVKATVTKDDDATRVGKQLGQTPQQILNTWVQYKFPLKNRASLNLSVGQTTMLKRSTSEKGEFIPDFTKFDAGISYVQDKYFFRLIADNLTGKRYMSSGDIISSYPYEGRNFYYIDGDPFNVKFSVGIKF
- a CDS encoding DUF3526 domain-containing protein, whose translation is MSLNLSTPLRSLVWKEFRLAYRDRIMSTLAVIIYTLFAVSSLLTVFQYQQDQQSREQSNVKFRDQFKAQHTNPHDAAHFGTYLFKPLNLISAFDPGLNDYFGTTYRVEAHVQHEVDYSNAESNDALMRFGSFTLALIMQLLIPLLLFFISSSSLTFERESGTFKMLMAQGIKPTQLVWGKVFANYLFVVLLVLPVFILSSLFLWFTPSGTLLLGRFLVIIAGYLLFYLLVTLAGVLVSVCSKRSGTAVMIVLNLWLFSGVLLPKIATGLADQRYPLMSRAAFKDHIKVGFLKGINGDPPYQERAEIYLKALLKKYKVDSASQLPVNADGLILQYNEDYQNKVFDHYYAELEQTFNQQQSFLNNAGLLNPFISLKRLSMAMSGTDFYHHQDFFRQAKKYRNALIRDLNLELANHPQKDQKAYIAAPEFFRQLKDFQYDFPSLSRIAGMQKTGIISICCWALLLSLSLHFVSKSSLF